The following are encoded together in the Candidatus Tectomicrobia bacterium genome:
- a CDS encoding cytochrome bc complex cytochrome b subunit — translation MATTSEPKRAGGFPEGRFAGLAAWLESRMPLSGVLEFLRHKEVPWHKGTFLYLFGGIALLLFGVQVVTGILLMFYYVPAADQAYESILLISAQVPFGWLIRSIHSWSANLMILALFIHLFSVYFMRAYRPPRELIWVSGFILLVLSMTFGFSGYLLPWTKLSYFATKIGTDVTKVIPVVGEGMRNFLLGANEISGPTLTRFFALHVAILPPIFTIVLGLHLLLIQLLGMSQPIGGAKGKGIPFVPNFVLRESIVWVIVLGLLAVLSVYLPWEVGEKADPLAPAPAGIRPEWFFTFMSQSLKYIPPKVLGMEGEALGIYAIGAGGLIFFLVPFWDGWARQGKRHWLVTGFGAVVIVFLVTMTLLAYLKPY, via the coding sequence ATGGCCACGACCTCTGAACCGAAGCGCGCGGGCGGGTTTCCCGAGGGCAGGTTCGCGGGCTTGGCCGCCTGGCTCGAGAGCCGCATGCCGCTCTCGGGTGTCCTCGAGTTCCTCCGCCACAAGGAGGTTCCCTGGCACAAGGGCACCTTCCTCTACCTGTTCGGCGGCATCGCCCTGCTGCTGTTCGGGGTGCAGGTGGTCACGGGCATCCTGCTGATGTTCTATTACGTGCCGGCCGCGGACCAGGCGTACGAGAGCATCCTCCTCATCTCGGCCCAGGTCCCCTTCGGATGGCTCATCCGCTCCATCCATAGCTGGTCGGCCAACCTGATGATCCTGGCCCTGTTCATCCACCTGTTCAGCGTGTACTTCATGCGGGCCTACCGGCCCCCGCGCGAGCTGATCTGGGTGTCGGGCTTCATCCTCCTCGTGCTGTCCATGACGTTCGGTTTCTCCGGCTACCTGCTTCCCTGGACGAAGCTCTCTTACTTCGCCACCAAGATCGGGACGGATGTGACGAAGGTCATTCCGGTCGTGGGCGAGGGGATGCGCAACTTCCTCCTGGGGGCGAACGAGATCAGCGGGCCCACCCTCACGCGGTTCTTCGCCCTCCACGTCGCGATCCTGCCGCCGATTTTCACGATCGTGCTCGGTCTGCACCTTCTCCTGATCCAGCTCCTGGGCATGAGCCAGCCCATCGGAGGCGCCAAGGGGAAGGGCATCCCCTTCGTCCCCAACTTCGTCCTCCGCGAGAGCATCGTCTGGGTAATCGTGCTGGGCCTTCTCGCCGTCCTCTCCGTGTACCTCCCGTGGGAGGTGGGAGAGAAGGCCGATCCCCTGGCCCCCGCTCCCGCGGGCATCCGGCCCGAGTGGTTCTTCACGTTCATGTCCCAGTCGCTCAAGTACATCCCCCCCAAGGTCCTGGGAATGGAGGGGGAGGCGCTGGGCATCTACGCCATCGGCGCCGGCGGGCTGATCTTCTTCCTGGTGCCCTTCTGGGATGGCTGGGCGCGGCAGGGGAAACGGCACTGGCTCGTGACGGGGTTCGGGGCCGTCGTGATCGTCTTCCTGGTCACGATGACCTTGCTGGCCTATCTCAAACCCTATTGA
- a CDS encoding Rieske (2Fe-2S) protein yields MAAESRFTMTRRSILDYFLGGGFLALLGTMFYPVFRYILPSRFAVTSVDSVRVAAKAEIKPNTAKMFRFGGSVGILVMMPSGEYRAFNAMCTHLSCTVQYRSDLEHLWCACHNGHFDLFGRNIAGPPPTPLTAYDVAVRGDDIFVSVRKA; encoded by the coding sequence ATGGCGGCGGAAAGCCGGTTCACGATGACGCGACGGAGCATCCTGGACTATTTCCTCGGGGGCGGCTTCCTGGCCCTGCTCGGCACCATGTTCTATCCCGTCTTCCGCTATATCCTCCCCTCGCGTTTCGCCGTCACGAGCGTCGACAGCGTCCGCGTCGCCGCGAAAGCGGAGATCAAGCCCAACACGGCGAAGATGTTCCGCTTTGGCGGCTCGGTCGGGATCCTGGTGATGATGCCCTCCGGCGAGTACCGGGCCTTCAACGCCATGTGCACCCACCTCTCCTGCACAGTCCAGTACCGGAGCGATTTGGAGCATCTGTGGTGCGCCTGCCACAACGGCCACTTCGATCTGTTCGGGCGCAACATCGCGGGCCCGCCCCCTACCCCGCTGACGGCCTACGACGTGGCCGTCCGGGGCGACGACATCTTCGTTTCTGTGCGGAAGGCGTGA